In Ovis aries strain OAR_USU_Benz2616 breed Rambouillet chromosome 14, ARS-UI_Ramb_v3.0, whole genome shotgun sequence, a single genomic region encodes these proteins:
- the LOC101115398 gene encoding cationic amino acid transporter 3-like isoform X1 yields MSRILCQKVHQFGQKLVRKRLLKTIEESERPVSHLNILNLVILGVSRMLKAGVYILIGAVAKYIAGPGIIISFLVVALFSMLSAFCYAEFGARVPCSGSVYLYSYVTMGQLYAFIIGWNLILRLITGTACLARALSYIFDSLIGNHISQTLQGMLSLHVPHFLATYVDFFALGLVLLLTGLQVLGAHESILVTKVSVGINLLVFIFIIITGFIKGDLHNWKLTEQDYTLAASGSRSGSRDVYGLGGLGFLGSGGFAPFGFEGILRGAATCFSTFFGVDGIVIKGKEAVNPQRAIPLGIVISLLICFLVYFGVSVALTLMVPYYQIQPENPLPQAHLNGWWVPAKYVVAVGTLCALTSRLHTAVFRISPLIYTMAEDRLLFQGLTRIFVCTSTPIMAIMSAGNLTAIMALLFDLTDLVFLVSIGTLLAYSLVAFSVLVLRYQPDQNLSKNEKTEEKMDMHDLDGITLESVPEAGILNILKNLWFPPSTSPTQKSGQIVYGCASLLVLLLTILSLVLAQWPSQVFSGDPVLTTVAVLLLLLITGVTVIIWRQPQNPSPLMFRVPALPVLPLVSIFVNIYLMMQMTSRTWAIFGIWMAIGSVIYFGYGIRHSMEENNDQQPPASISQTLDEDIPGVESA; encoded by the exons ATGTCTCGGATACTATGTCAGAAAGTTCACCAATTTGGTCAGAAGCTAGTCCGCAAGCGTTTACTGAAAACTATAGAGGAGTCTGAGAGACCTGTGTCTCATCTGAACATCCTAAACCTGGTGATCTTGGGTGTGAGCAGGATGTTGAAAGCTGGCGTGTACATCCTGATTGGTGCAGTGGCCAAATACATAGCTGGACCAGGAATCATCATTTCATTCTTGGTGGTTGCCCTCTTCTCTATGTTGTCTGCATTCTGCTATGCTGAATTTGGGGCCCGGGTCCCATGCTCCGGTTCTGTGTATCTCTACAGCTATGTCACCATGGGTCAACTCTATGCCTTCATCATTGGCTGGAACCTTATACTTCGCTTAATCACTG GAACTGCCTGTTTGGCCAGGGCCTTGAGCTACATCTTTGACAGCCTGATTGGGAACCACATCTCTCAAACATTACAGGGAATGCTCTCTCTGCATGTGCCCCACTTTCTGGCCACATATGTAGACTTTTTTGCTCTGGGCCTGGTTCTGCTGCTCACAG GTCTACAGGTTCTGGGAGCTCATGAGTCAATCCTGGTTACCAAAGTGTCCGTAGGAATCAACCTCTTGgttttcatcttcatcatcatcactgGCTTCATTAAAGGGGACCTGCACAACTGGAAGCTCACAGAACAGGATTACACATTGGCCGCATCTGGATCCAGATCTGGATCTAGAGATGTCTATGGCTTAGGAGG GTTGGGCTTTCTGGGTTCTGGAGGGTTTGCACCTTTTGGCTTTGAAGGGATTCTCCGGGGAGCAGCTACATGTTTCTCCACGTTTTTTGGTGTTGATGGCATTGTCATTAAAG GGAAAGAAGCTGTAAATCCTCAACGTGCCATCCCCTTGGGCATCGTGATCTCTCTCTTGATCTGCTTTTTGGTGTATTTTGGTGTCTCAGTGGCACTCACCCTCATGGTGCCCTACTACCAGATTCAGCCTGAAAACCCTTTGCCACAGGCTCATCTCAATGGTTGGTGGGTCCCCGCCAAATATGTCGTGGCTGTTGGCACCCTCTGTGCTCTTACATCCAG actCCATACTGCCGTGTTCAGAATATCTCCTTTGATCTACACAATGGCAGAGGACAGGCTCCTTTTCCAGGGACTTACCCGGATCTTTGTCTGCACAAGCACCCCCATCATGGCCATCATGTCTGCTGGAAATCTtacag CGATCATGGCATTACTCTTCGACTTGACTGACCTTGTGTTCCTTGTGTCAATTGGGACCCTGCTTGCTTACTCGCTGGTGGCTTTTTCTGTCCTTGTCCTCAG GTACCAGCCAGACCAGAATTTAAGcaagaatgagaaaacagaggagaaaatggaTATGCATGACCTTGATGGAATTACTTTGGAATCTGTACCTGAAGCTGGAATCTTGAACATTCTGAAGAATCTGTGgttccctcccagcaccagcccCACCCAGAAATCTGGCCAGATTGTCTATGGATGTGCTTCCCTGCTTG TTCTCCTGCTGACCATCCTGAGCCTGGTCCTGGCCCAGTGGCCCAGCCAGGTGTTCTCTGGAGACCCCGTGCTCACAACAGtggcagtgctgctgctgctgctcatcacTGGAGTCACGGTCATCATCTGGAGGCAGCCCCAGAACCCCTCTCCTCTTATGTTCAGG GTCCCTGCTCTCCCTGTCCTTCCACTGGTGAGCATCTTTGTGAACATTTACCTGATGATGCAGATGACCTCTAGGACCTGGGCCATATTTGGCATCTGGATGGCTATTG GATCTGTCATATACTTTGGATATGGAATTCGACACAGCATGGAGGAGAACAATGACCAACAGCCACCAGCCTCCATCTCTCAGACTCTTGATGAAGACATCCCAGGTGTTGAGTCAGCTTAA
- the LOC101115398 gene encoding cationic amino acid transporter 3-like isoform X2 encodes MGQLYAFIIGWNLILRLITGTACLARALSYIFDSLIGNHISQTLQGMLSLHVPHFLATYVDFFALGLVLLLTGLQVLGAHESILVTKVSVGINLLVFIFIIITGFIKGDLHNWKLTEQDYTLAASGSRSGSRDVYGLGGLGFLGSGGFAPFGFEGILRGAATCFSTFFGVDGIVIKGKEAVNPQRAIPLGIVISLLICFLVYFGVSVALTLMVPYYQIQPENPLPQAHLNGWWVPAKYVVAVGTLCALTSRLHTAVFRISPLIYTMAEDRLLFQGLTRIFVCTSTPIMAIMSAGNLTAIMALLFDLTDLVFLVSIGTLLAYSLVAFSVLVLRYQPDQNLSKNEKTEEKMDMHDLDGITLESVPEAGILNILKNLWFPPSTSPTQKSGQIVYGCASLLVLLLTILSLVLAQWPSQVFSGDPVLTTVAVLLLLLITGVTVIIWRQPQNPSPLMFRVPALPVLPLVSIFVNIYLMMQMTSRTWAIFGIWMAIGSVIYFGYGIRHSMEENNDQQPPASISQTLDEDIPGVESA; translated from the exons ATGGGTCAACTCTATGCCTTCATCATTGGCTGGAACCTTATACTTCGCTTAATCACTG GAACTGCCTGTTTGGCCAGGGCCTTGAGCTACATCTTTGACAGCCTGATTGGGAACCACATCTCTCAAACATTACAGGGAATGCTCTCTCTGCATGTGCCCCACTTTCTGGCCACATATGTAGACTTTTTTGCTCTGGGCCTGGTTCTGCTGCTCACAG GTCTACAGGTTCTGGGAGCTCATGAGTCAATCCTGGTTACCAAAGTGTCCGTAGGAATCAACCTCTTGgttttcatcttcatcatcatcactgGCTTCATTAAAGGGGACCTGCACAACTGGAAGCTCACAGAACAGGATTACACATTGGCCGCATCTGGATCCAGATCTGGATCTAGAGATGTCTATGGCTTAGGAGG GTTGGGCTTTCTGGGTTCTGGAGGGTTTGCACCTTTTGGCTTTGAAGGGATTCTCCGGGGAGCAGCTACATGTTTCTCCACGTTTTTTGGTGTTGATGGCATTGTCATTAAAG GGAAAGAAGCTGTAAATCCTCAACGTGCCATCCCCTTGGGCATCGTGATCTCTCTCTTGATCTGCTTTTTGGTGTATTTTGGTGTCTCAGTGGCACTCACCCTCATGGTGCCCTACTACCAGATTCAGCCTGAAAACCCTTTGCCACAGGCTCATCTCAATGGTTGGTGGGTCCCCGCCAAATATGTCGTGGCTGTTGGCACCCTCTGTGCTCTTACATCCAG actCCATACTGCCGTGTTCAGAATATCTCCTTTGATCTACACAATGGCAGAGGACAGGCTCCTTTTCCAGGGACTTACCCGGATCTTTGTCTGCACAAGCACCCCCATCATGGCCATCATGTCTGCTGGAAATCTtacag CGATCATGGCATTACTCTTCGACTTGACTGACCTTGTGTTCCTTGTGTCAATTGGGACCCTGCTTGCTTACTCGCTGGTGGCTTTTTCTGTCCTTGTCCTCAG GTACCAGCCAGACCAGAATTTAAGcaagaatgagaaaacagaggagaaaatggaTATGCATGACCTTGATGGAATTACTTTGGAATCTGTACCTGAAGCTGGAATCTTGAACATTCTGAAGAATCTGTGgttccctcccagcaccagcccCACCCAGAAATCTGGCCAGATTGTCTATGGATGTGCTTCCCTGCTTG TTCTCCTGCTGACCATCCTGAGCCTGGTCCTGGCCCAGTGGCCCAGCCAGGTGTTCTCTGGAGACCCCGTGCTCACAACAGtggcagtgctgctgctgctgctcatcacTGGAGTCACGGTCATCATCTGGAGGCAGCCCCAGAACCCCTCTCCTCTTATGTTCAGG GTCCCTGCTCTCCCTGTCCTTCCACTGGTGAGCATCTTTGTGAACATTTACCTGATGATGCAGATGACCTCTAGGACCTGGGCCATATTTGGCATCTGGATGGCTATTG GATCTGTCATATACTTTGGATATGGAATTCGACACAGCATGGAGGAGAACAATGACCAACAGCCACCAGCCTCCATCTCTCAGACTCTTGATGAAGACATCCCAGGTGTTGAGTCAGCTTAA